A stretch of Aspergillus nidulans FGSC A4 chromosome VI DNA encodes these proteins:
- a CDS encoding zinc-dependent alcohol dehydrogenase (transcript_id=CADANIAT00010271), with amino-acid sequence MGSITPLEIPTHCKAGVIYNPGPNFTVKVEDVPVPQPGADDILIRLNVTGLCQSDLHYMLDDLGISMSTFGVRSPGHEGAGVVVKVGENVKNFKVGDRAGIKPMMDTCGACTSCWSDKETYCAGAVHTGLMVPGTYQQYVVSPARYATPIPEGIPDEIAAPIMCSASTIYRSLVESRLQAGDWAVFPGGGGGVGIQGVQLASAMGMRPIVVDTGEEKKNLALKMGAEAFIDFKTVPDAAAAVVEIADGIGGHGVFVTAQAAYPTALAYLGTRIGGDLMCIGIAPAGTMSIPVDPNLLLFRNTRIQGTLVGSRHDTIKALDFARRGKLKQICEVWPVERLPEAVDRLRKGLVAGRMVVDFNQ; translated from the exons ATGGGCTCCATCACCCCCCTTGAAATTCCCACCCACTGCAAAGCAGGGGTCATCTATAACCCAGGCCCAAATTTCACCGTCAAAGTCGAGGATGTCCCAGTCCCGCAACCAG GAGCAGATGATATTTTGATAAGGCTCAATGTCACTGGTCTCTGTCAGAGTGATCTGCACTACATGCTGGACGACCTCGGTATCTCAATGAGCACCTTTGGTGTCAGAAGCCCAGGTCACGAAGGCGCCGGGGTTGTCGTAAAGGTGGGCGAGAATGTCAAGAACTTCAAAGTCGGCGATAGGGCCGGTATCAAACCGATGATGGATACGTGTGGAGCTTGTACTAGTTGCTGGAGCGACAAGGAAACGTACTGTGCGGGGGCCGTGCATACTGGGTTGATGGTTCCTG GCACTTACCAGCAGTACGTCGTTTCTCCCGCGCGATATGCAACGCCTATACCTGAGGGGATCCCTGATGAGATCGCTGCGCCAATTATGTGCAGTGCGTCAACGATATACCGTTCGCTTGTAGAATCGAGGCTCCAGGCAGGCGATTGGGCTGTTTTCCCCGGCGGTGGT GGTGGTGTCGGCATTCAGGGCGTCCAACTGGCATCGGCTATGGGCATGCGCCCCATTGTCGTTGATACTGGCgaggagaaaaagaatcTAGCGCTCAAGATGGGCGCTGAGGCCTTCATCGACTTCAAGACCGTCCCTgacgcagccgcagccgtgGTTGAAATCGCGGACGGCATAGGTGGGCACGGTGTTTTCGTCACAGCACAAGCTGCGTACCCCACTGCATTGGCATACCTGGGCACCCGCATTGGCGGGGATTTGATGTGTATTGGCATTGCGCCGGCCGGAACCATGAGTATCCCCGTTGACCCTAACTTGTTGCTCTTCAGGAACACCCGGATACAAGGGACACTGGTTGGCAGTCGGCATGATACGATCAAGGCGTTGGACTTCGCACGCAGGGGTAAACTAAAGCAGATCTGTGAGGTTTGGCCGGTAGAGCGCTTGCCTGAGGCTGTTGATAGACTGAGGAAGGGGCTTGTTGCAGGAAGGATGGTGGTTGATTTTAACCAGTAG
- a CDS encoding glycoside hydrolase family 76 protein (transcript_id=CADANIAT00010272): MKILWNLLLIFLIPVQGVELDLDNTVSVKKACYAIAKNMLSHYTGYKPGDVPGNLPDPYYWWEAGAMFNALIDYWFYTGDSRWNNITSQALIWQAGESGSFMPANQTRTEGNDDQGFWAFAAMSAAERNFPMPRDKHETPGPDWLAMAQATFNTQAWRWDAQNCGGGLRWQIFTWNAGYMYKNTISNGCFFNLAARLARYTGNQTYADWATKVWNWTHAVGFMTDDYSFYDGASIDGNCTNFDHVQWTYNAGVYLLGAAAMYNYTNGDPLWKQRTEGIINAAHIFFADSPSSKDIMYERACESINTCKVDQRAFKGFLARWMAQSTQFAPFTYDMVMPKLRSSALAAAKTCTGGSDGAECSLKWTEQKYTGGPAGGDVGIQMAALEVLQSTLIQKVEPPVTRKEGGLSMGDPAGGSEPPVPTPALLVREIETGDRVGAALVTIFMAGCIVWSVKWAVHDPGT, encoded by the exons ATGAAGATACTATGGAATCTGCTGCTTATCTTTCTGATTCCTGTCCAGGGGGTCGAATTGGACCTAGACAACACCG TCTCGGTCAAGAAAGCATGTTACGCCATCGCGAAGAACATGCTCTCGCATTATACGGGATACAAGCCTGGCGACGTGCCTGGTAACCTCCCCGATCCGTACTACTGGTGGGAAGCAGGGGCGATGTTCAACGCATTGATCGACTACTGGTTCTACACGGGTGACAGCAGATGGAACAACATCACAAGTCAGGCATTGATATGGCAAGCCGGTGAATCTGGGTCATTTATGCCCGCGAACCAGACACGGACAGAAGGGAACGATGACCAGGGCTTCTGGGCATTTGCCGCCATGAGTGCGGCGGAGAGGAACTTTCCCATGCCGCGGGACAAACACGAAACCCCGGGACCAGATTGGCTTGCCATGGCACAGGCAACGTTCAATACGCAGGCGTGGAGGTGGGATGCACAGAATTGCGGTGGTGGCTTAAGATGGCAGATTTTCACGTGGAATGCGG GATACATGTACAAGAATACTATCTCAAAcggatgcttcttcaacctcgccGCCCGACTGGCCAGGTACACAGGGAACCAGACGTATGCTGACTGGGCAACAAAAGTTTGGAACTGGACTCATGCCGTCGGATTCATGACGGACGACTACTCGTTCTACGACGGGGCTAGCATTGACGGGAACTGCACTAACTTCGACCATGTCCAGTGGACGTATAATGCGGGCGTCTATCTCCTCGGCGCTGCAGCTATGTACAACTAC ACAAACGGCGACCCTCTATGGAAGCAACGTACAGAAGGCATAATTAACGCCGCGcatatcttcttcgccgactCCCCTTCGTCCAAAGATATAATGTACGAACGCGCCTGCGAGTCCATTAACACTTGTAAAGTCGACCAGCGCGCATTCAAGGGCTTCCTGGCCCGCTGGATGGCACAAAGCACCCAGTTCGCACCTTTTACATACGACATGGTGATGCCCAAACTGCGCTCCTCGGCGCTCGCGGCCGCAAAAACATGTACTGGTGGCAGTGACGGCGCAGAATGCTCACTCAAGTGGACAGAGCAGAAGTATACCGGTGGACCTGCAGGTGGGGATGTGGGGATCCAGATGGCGGCGTTGGAGGTTCTCCAGTCGACGCTTATCCAGAAGGTTGAGCCGCCCGTTACTAGAAAAGAAGGGGGGTTGAGCATGGGAGATCCGGCTGGAGGGTCAGAACCGCCGGTGCCTACTCCTGCTTTGTTGGTGAGGGAGATTGAGACGGGGGACAGAGTGGGTGCGGCACTGGTGACGATTTTCATGGCGGGGTGCATAGTTTGGAGTGTCAAATGGGCGGTGCATGATCCGGGCACTTAA
- a CDS encoding uncharacterized protein (transcript_id=CADANIAT00010273), protein MALRNRIVMPGWHIQNTEVLQGPISGWSLPNADVSNWSRIGSKGTVMGGLIESGRYNEQTLFRSDTLSTIEKSHFQSPWLFREEFSIPELDAGHHVFLNLHGVSSKADVFINGHLVVSCEDQKGAYAGRTQEVTAFIRPEVNCLLIQAWPTDYLKDMAISFADWNPAPPDNGMGVWRHVVIKVTGPVSVSPLRVTYAQDEANPHSRVTVTVKTEIENHENAPQDVAIHCQIAVPGNSQNVALSRRMYLLPHSRSTVALETTLEDDQVQIWWPAAWGQQPLYRVDLNVSLPPSFISDSAWAGFGIRKVEYTLNNHGDGQFFINGRHFQVRGAGYAPDIFLRFDPERVEAILRYAVHIGLNTIRLEGKLENSILYGLADRLGLLVMAGWECCDKWEGWTYNEDVDGVEVWKDEDYRIGEASMLHEAEMMQTHSCMLAFLVGSDYWPDERATAAYLGALNRMDWSNPVIASASKRGHPPQLSSSGMKMEGPYDWVPPGYWWGERLGAAFGFASELSAGSGTPELSSLRRFLSDVDLASLWGKPQAGHYHQAPSGSVFHSREIYNKALKRRYGSPTSLEDYVFKCQVMDYEATRAQFEAFAARQNAARPAAGVVYWMLNSAWPSLHWQLFDYYLYPMGAYYGAKIGARPEHVAFDYHSSSVYLINHSLSAGVRRITAECIDLRGRRLYHREETVEATEITSKQVFSIPEVTTLATVALMRLVLSASDVEISRNVYWLNGRMDRLNWDKSTWYYTPTTRYADFTSLSQLEQAKMNTSIDMLAHPDPSMKQLRVRLQNMSSIPAFFVRLTVHDPMTGEQLTLYYTNDSSAYSPVCPTLQIGHHQQKTINNATMAQTATLVSEILQSSPLDLVPYENLYKHFHANPELSLQEQRTSQRIVDHLASLNAYDIHTGIGGFGLAGVLRNGPGKTVLLRADMDALPVKEETGLPYSSTATATDPDGVSRPVMHACGHDMHITALLAAAEQLVRVRDKWNGTLVVLFQPNEERGAGAQAMVDDGLYDKIPVPDIVLGQHVMRLRAGTINCRTGTIMAAADSMKITVFGRGGHGSLPHTTVDPVLLAAHIVVRLQGVISRELDPDDVGVLTVGSLQAGQTENVISDKAEIGIDFRSVSLETREKIVGAVKRIVKAECMASGSPKDPIFTPTRRFPPTVNEIALASKLAGSFSAHFGADFDPDTPRTMVAEDFSILATACGRPSCFWFLGGIDRDIWDALVKDGKEGEIPGNHSARFAPVIQPTLKVGAEALAVGALTFLCRED, encoded by the exons ATGGCCCTTAGAAACCGCATCGTGATGCCGGGATGGCATATCCAGAACACCGAGGTCCTCCAGGGTCCTATCAGCGGCTGGTCTCTCCCCAATGCCGACGTCTCGAATTGGTCTCGCATCGGCTCTAAGGGGACTGTCATGGGCGGATTGATAGAGAGCGGGAGGTACAATGAACAGACACTATTCAGGTCTGACACGCTTTCGACGATCGAGAAATCCCACTTCCAGTCTCCGTGGCTGTTCCGTGAGGAGTTCTCAATTCCCGAGCTGGATGCAGGGCACCACGTCTTTCTTAACCTGCACGGGGTGAGCTCTAAGGCCGATGTCTTTATCAACGGCCACCTGGTGGTCTCGTGTGAGGACCAGAAGGGTGCGTATGCGGGCCGTACGCAGGAGGTGACGGCCTTTATCCGTCCTGAGGTCAACTGCCTTCTCATCCAGGCATGGCCAACCGACTACCTCAAAGACATGGCCATTTCGTTTGCCGACTGGAACCCAGCGCCTCCCGACAACGGTATGGGGGTCTGGCGCCACGTCGTTATCAAGGTCACCGGCCCTGTTTCGGTCTCGCCACTCCGAGTCACTTACGCCCAGGATGAAGCTAATCCGCACAGCCGAGTGACTGTAACTGTCAAGACTGAGATTGAAAATCACGAAAATGCCCCTCAAGACGTTGCCATCCACTGTCAAATCGCGGTACCTGGCAATTCGCAAAACGTCGCGCTGTCTCGCCGAATGTACTTGCTGCCACATAGCAGGTCAACCGTCGCACTGGAAACGACCTTGGAGGATGACCAAGTACAAATTTGGTGGCCAGCTGCCTGGGGCCAGCAGCCACTCTACCGGGTCGACCTCAATGTCTCACTTCCACCAAGCTTTATATCAGACTCCGCTTGGGCCGGGTTCGGAATCCGTAAAGTGGAATACACACTGAATAATCACGGCGACGGCCAATTCTTCATCAATGGCCGCCATTTTCAAGTTCGGGGTGCAGGCTACGCTCCTGATATTTTTCTGCGTTTCGACCCGGAGCGAGTTGAGGCGATACTGCGCTATGCGGTCCATATAGGGCTCAATACTATTCGCCTAGAAGGAAAACTTGAAAATTCCATACTGTATGGTCTAGCGGACCGTCTAGGGCTGCTGGTTATGGCAGGGTGGGAGTGCTGCGACAAGTGGGAAGGCTGGACATATAATGAGGATGTGGACGGGGTCGAGGTATGGAAGGACGAGGACTACAGGATCGGCGAGGCATCCATGCTGCATGAAGCTGAAATGATGCAGACTCATTCATGCATGCTCGCCTTTCTTGTTGGCTCCGATTACTGGCCTGATGAACGCGCGACTGCAGCTTACCTCGGTGCCCTGAACCGCATGGACTGGTCAAATCCTGTAATTGCGTCAGCTAGCAAACGCGGCCACCCGCCGCAACTCTCCTCCTCGGGCATGAAAATGGAAGGTCCTTACGACTGGGTGCCTCCGGGCTACTGGTGGGGGGAACGTCTTGGTGCAGCGTTTGGTTTCGCATCAGAACTCAGTGCGGGTTCTGGGACGCCCGAGCTGAGTAGTCTAAGACGGTTTCTGTCTGATGTCGACCTTGCATCGCTATGGGGCAAGCCCCAAGCTGGACACTATCATCAGGCTCCATCGGGCAGTGTGTTTCATAGCCGCGAGATCTACAACAAGGCCTTGAAGAGGCGATACGGCAGCCCGACAAGCCTGGAGGACTATGTGTTCAAGTGCCAGGTCATGGATTATGAAGCCACCCGTGCGCAGTTTGAAGCGTTCGCCGCGCGTCAAAACGCTGCTCGTCCGGCAGCGGGCGTCGTCTACTGGATGCTCAACAGCGCTTGGCCGAGTCTACACTGGCAACTGTTCGACTATTATCTCTACCCTATGGGCGCATACTACGGAGCCAAGATTGGCGCGCGGCCAGAACATGTCGCCTTTGATTACCATTCAAGCAGTGTCTACCTGATCAACCACTCGCTGTCTGCTGGCGTACGCCGGATTACGGCTGAGTGTATCGATCTCCGTGGGAGAAGACTGTATCACCGCGAGGAGACAGTTGAGGCCACTGAGATCACGTCCAAGCAAGTCTTCTCGATTCCTGAAGTCACGACGTTGGCGACGGTGGCCTTGATGCGCCTAGTTCTCTCTGCATCTGACGTGGAAATAAGTCGGAACGTCTACTGGCTCAATGGCCGTATGGACAGACTAAACTGGGACAAATCAACCTGGTATTATACGCCGACTACACGCTATGCGGACTTTACTTCGCTGAGTCAACTGGAGCAGGCTAAAATGAATACGAGTATTGATATGCTCGCCCATCCAGATCCATCAATGAAGCAACTTCGAGTACGCCTACAGAACATGTCAAGTATCCCTGCCTTTTTTGTTCGTCTCACCGTGCACGATCCTATGACCGGCGAGCAG TTAACGTTATACTATACCAATGACTCATCTGCTTACTCTCCAGTCTGCCCCACACTCCAA ATTGGCCATCATCAGCAAAAgaccatcaacaacgccACCATGGCCCAGACGGCTACACTGGTGTCAGAGATCCTGCAGTCCTCCCCTCTGGACCTGGTACCCTACGAGAATCTCTACAAGCATTTTCACGCCAACCCAGAACTCTCTCTCCAGGAGCAGCGCACCTCTCAGAGGATTGTTGACCATCTTGCGTCCCTCAATGCGTACGATATCCACACCGGTATTGGTGGCTTCGGCCTCGCCGGGGTTCTCAGAAATGGCCCGGGCAAGACGGTTCTCCTCCGCGCAGACATGGACGCCCTTCCCGTCAAGGAGGAGACGGGTCTCCCCTACTCCAGCACCGCGACAGCGACCGATCCTGACGGGGTCTCAAGGCCCGTCATGCACGCTTGCGGACACGATATGCATATCACTGCCCTCCTTGCAGCCGCCGAGCAGCTCGTTCGTGTTCGCGACAAGTGGAACGGGACTCTggtcgtcctcttccagccTAATGAGGAGCGCGGCGCTGGTGCCCAGGCAATGGTCGATGACGGTCTATACGACAAAATCCCCGTTCCTGACATTGTTCTCGGTCAGCATGTCATGCGGCTGCGCGCCGGGACCATTAATTGCAGAACTGGAAccatcatggccgccgccgatagCATGAAGATCACCGTTTTCGGCCGAGGGGGCCATGGCTCCCTCCCGCACACAACTGTCGACCCGGTGCTCCTTGCAGCGCATATCGTGGTCCGATTGCAAGGCGTCATCTCGAGAGAGCTTGACCCCGACGACGTGGGCGTCCTTACCGTGGGAAGTCTGCAGGCTGGGCAGACGGAGAACGTCATCTCTGATAAAGCAGAGATCGGGATCGACTTTCGCTCCGTCTCGCTCGAAACGAGAGAGAAGATCGTGGGCGCGGTGAAGCGGATTGTAAAGGCGGAGTGTATGGCGTCCGGCTCGCCAAAGGACCCAATCTTCACGCCGACGAGACGGTTTCCTCCCACAGTGAACGAGATTGCGCTTGCTTCCAAACTAGCCGGGTCATTCTCGGCGCACTTTGGCGCGGACTTTGATCCAGACACTCCGCGCACGATGGTTGCAGAGGACTTTTCGATCCTGGCAACGGCCTGTGGTAGACCGTCTTGTTTTTGGTTTCTGGGTGGAATCGACCGGGATATCTGGGATGCGCTCGTCAAGGATGGGAAAGAGGGCGAGATCCCAGGAAACCATTCGGCGCGGTTTGCGCCTGTTATCCAGCCAACACTCAAGGTCGGGGCAGAGGCGTTGGCCGTAGGTGCTTTGACATTCTTGTGCCGGGAGGATTGA
- a CDS encoding uncharacterized protein (transcript_id=CADANIAT00010274) — protein MRGLEERTSEITRFGGEAKSHVHRAWDGFIDFAARDNVLEVALGLIIAQAFNSVVSSFVTDIVLPVISLLPFINRNMNAMFAVLSKGPNYDEMGGYNTLEQAWDDGALVLAYGSVHPLRPDPTSHTGQLDRFITEYFDGR, from the exons ATGCGCGGTCTGGAAGAACGCACCTCAGAGATAACCCGCTTTGGCGGCGAAGCAAAATCCCACGTCCACCGCGCCTGGGACGGGTTTATTGATTTCGCAGCCCGGGATAATGTCCTCGAGGTCGCGCTTGGTCTGAT AATCGCGCAAGCCTTCAACAGCGTCGTCAGCTCTTTCGTCACAGACATTGTTCTCCCCGTGATCTCGCTCCTCCCCTTCATCAATCGTAACATGAACGCAATGTTCGCTGTGCTCTCGAAAGGACCGAACTATGACGAGATGGGCGGATACAATACCCTCGAGCAGGCGTGGGATGATGGGGCGCTTGTTTTGGCGTATGGGTCTGTGCACCCGCTGAGACCCGATCCTACTTCGCATACTGGCCAGTTGGATAGGTTTATCACAGAGTATTTCGACGGCAGATAG
- a CDS encoding MIP/aquaporin family protein (transcript_id=CADANIAT00010275), with the protein MSRQHTASSRDLNNTSTSQARPRLDVRAGNGNSSGLNRSAMNANPAISNHSSDRTISQNTFMTQADGSGGNPTLYSLAGPQYSRNQGAAYIDPNYRAHNPNYGKAQDAPVWSLTSPLPHVVRNGRWGKRKKPRQDRPEEGDTQAGGEGTGGSYSRPNANAPRQPASEEAPAFEPPDQADEEGKAEAQQATEDNREFFNYWGKIRHYVRQELAEWLGMTVAMLLGICAGLSTFTSSNLAGSFPSLAAAWGFGFMVAIYLTGGISGGHLNPAITISMWIWRGFPARRCLTYTIAQVIGAITAAGIAYALYHDAIVQLAASSQVPQPRTDAKQAMVVTPKPFVQPVAAFFTEFVGSAILIGTILALGDDSNAPPGAGMQAFIIGIMITVLVLALGYTTGGCFNPARDFGARVVTVMAGWGGQMFTEYHIWWLWGPWVADILEGLFASERFMI; encoded by the coding sequence ATGTCGCGGCAGCACACTGCGTCCTCGCGCGACCTCAACAATACTTCGACGTCTCAAGCCAGGCCGCGACTGGATGTTCGTGCTGGCAATGGCAATAGCAGCGGTCTTAACAGGTCGGCGATGAACGCCAACCCAGCCATATCAAATCACAGTTCCGACCGCACCATCTCGCAAAACACCTTTATGACGCAAGCCGACGGCAGCGGCGGGAACCCGACGCTCTACTCACTGGCCGGGCCACAGTATAGCCGCAACCAGGGTGCTGCGTATATCGACCCGAACTACCGAGCGCACAATCCGAACTATGGCAAGGCGCAGGATGCACCTGTCTGGAGTCTGACATCCCCATTACCCCACGTTGTCCGAAATGGGCGCTGGggcaagaggaagaagccacGGCAAGACCGCCCCGAAGAAGGGGATActcaagctggaggagaaggaacaGGAGGGAGTTACTCGCGCCCGAATGCGAACGCACCGCGCCAGCCGGCGTCCGAAGAAGCACCGGCCTTCGAGCCTCCGGACCAggcagacgaagagggcaaggcagaagctcagcagGCAACAGAAGACAATCGGGAATTTTTCAACTACTGGGGCAAGATCCGGCATTATGTACGCCAGGAACTGGCTGAGTGGCTGGGGATGACCGTTGCCATGCTGCTCGGTATCTGCGCGGGACTGTCCACATTCACTTCGTCCAACCTGGCAGGTTCGTTTCCCTCGCTCGCAGCGGCCTGGGGTTTTGGGTTCATGGTCGCCATCTACCTTACTGGTGGTATCTCTGGTGGTCACCTGAATCCTGCAATCACAATCTCCATGTGGATATGGCGTGGGTTTCCGGCGCGCAGATGCCTCACATATACGATTGCGCAGGTCATCGGCGCTATCACGGCCGCGGGAATTGCATATGCTCTTTATCACGATGCCATCGTGCAGCTCGCTGCTTCAAGCCAAGTTCCCCAGCCTCGAACGGACGCGAAGCAGGCGATGGTGGTGACGCCGAAGCCCTTCGTCCAGCCCGTTGCCGCTTTCTTCACCGAATTCGTCGGCTCAGCTATCCTAATCGGTACAATATTGGCATTGGGTGATGACTCCAATGCTCCGCCCGGCGCCGGTATGCAAGCCTTCATCATCGGCATCATGATCACTGTCCTTGTTCTTGCCCTCGGCTACACAACCGGTGGCTGTTTCAATCCAGCACGCGATTTCGGCGCACGCGTGGTCACCGTTATGGCAGGCTGGGGTGGTCAGATGTTCACCGAATATCATATCTGGTGGCTCTGGGGCCCCTGGGTGGCTGATATCCTTGAGGGGTTGTTTGCTTCGGAGCGATTCATGATATGA
- a CDS encoding putative amino acid transporter (transcript_id=CADANIAT00010276), with the protein MSPDKVSTAPGPVDAEPGWRDEDEKAQMPRYVDAFGDESNAEVKYKTMEWWQTGMFMIAESVSLGVLSLPATLAQLGLAPALVLIIGLGLLATYTGYVIGQFHQRYPHVQNLADAGDVLLGAFGRELFGIGQLLFSIFIMGSHILTFSVMMNTITEHGTCTMVFTTVGFVVCMLGSLPRTMKNMTYISCMSFASIFTAVIITMVGVGVQGRASTTLKATVDTDLFHAFTAVTNIVFAYCAHVAFFGLLAEMREPRDFPKALYMLQTFEIIFYVIAAVVIYYYAGQTVDSPALGSAGPVLKKVAYGIAIPTIVGAGVVNGHIGLKYIYVRLFRGTDRMHRRDFVSVGSWIAIGLTCWIIAWIIADAIPVFSDLLSLISSLFASWFSYGLGGVYWLHINYGKWFSSPRKICLAIINVLIVLVGGCMCGLGLYVSGKAIHDDASTNTFSCASNA; encoded by the exons ATGAGCCCTGACAAAGTCAGCACCGCCCCCGGTCCAGTGGACGCAGAGCCAGGATGgagggacgaggacgagaaggccCAGATGCCGCGTTACGTGGACGCATTTGGAGATGAGTCCAACGCAGAAGTCAAGTACAAAACCATGGAGTGGTG GCAAACTGGAATGT TTATGATTGCTGAATCAGTATCGCTCGGTGTTCTGTCATTGCCAGCGACTCTTGCCCAGCTGGGGCTTGCTCC CGCTCTTGTCCTGATTATTGGACTGGGTCTCCTCGCTACTTACACAGGCTATGTTATTGGACAGTTCCACCAACGCTATCCCCACGTCCAGAATCTGGCTGACGCTGGTGATGTCTTGCTCGGTGCATTCGGACGGGAGCTCTTCGGCATTGGCCAGCTCCTCTTCTCTATCTTCATCATGGGAAGTCACATCTTGACCTTCAGCGTCATGATGAACACTATTACTGAGCATGGCACCTGCACTATGGTCTTCACGACTGTTGGATTCGTCGTCTGCATGCTCGGCTCGCTTCCCCGTACCATGAAGAATATGACCTATATCTCCTGCATGT CCTTTGCCAGTATCTTTACTGCTGTCATAATCACCATGGTTGGCGTTGGAGTCCAGGGCCGCGCGTCTACTACCCTAAAGGCCACCGTCGACACCGACCTTTTCCATGCCTTTACCGCCGTGACCAATATCGTGTTCGCCTACTGCGCGCACGTGGCGTTCTTTGGTCTTCTGGCTGAAATGAGGGAGCCCAGGGACTTTCCCAAGGCTCTGTACATGCTGCAGACATTTGAGATCATCTTTTACGTCATTGCCGCCGTCGTAATCTACTACTATGCCGGCCAGACCGTCGATTCGCCTGCGCTGGGCTCTGCAGGCCCCGTGCTGAAAAAAGTAGCGTACGGTATTGCCATCCCCACG AttgttggcgctggcgtGGTCAACGGCCACATTGGCCTCAAGTACATCTACGTCCGTCTCTTTCGCGGAACAGACCGCATGCATCGCCGGGATTTCGTGTCTGTTGGCTCTTGGATTGCCATCGGCTTGACCTGCTGGATCATTGCCTGGATTATTGCGGACGCGATCCCGGTCTTCAGCGACCTGCTCAGTCTTATC AGCTCCCTTTTTGCCAGTTGGTTTAGTTACGGACTTGGTGGTGTATACTGGCTGCACATTAACTACGGGAAGTGGTTCTCGTCGCCCAGAAAAATCTGCCTCGCTATCATAAACGTGCTGattgttcttgttggcgGGTGCATG TGCGGTCTCGGTCTGTATGTCTCTGGCAAGGCAATTCATGATGACGCTTCTACCAACACGTTCTCCTGCGCCAGCAATGCATAA
- a CDS encoding uncharacterized protein (transcript_id=CADANIAT00010277), with the protein MSRKQPFMAPANGDNEDSLRSLSIRRRGRDGRSLSRDESNIHPAFRDKPYFSPSSSHHETGAESLGQGGTETTISDLGTNSRKCSSIDSLCSECRNYLECPPNIHPIIVECLLTGTSDDAIAIVRNLYKRIIRYATRPFYLHAAVRRSAIPGRKSGHWYDITAEGLPHSRACSTSRHYDHEGPGTIQKVFYSPYSWAKKQEKKKQKRIKETHAKLRDLQILMDFPWESERAGMVEKRIFESLPKSVKLIKLEHISAHHTLHRLELWARTHLIHHHATETSWGCGE; encoded by the exons ATGTCTAGAAAACAACCATTCATGGCGCCTGCGAACGGCGATAACGAGGACTCGCTGCGGTCTCTATCCATCCGCAGACGGGGCAGAGACGGTCGCTCATTATCGCGAGACGAATCGAACATCCATCCAGCATTCCGCGACAAACCCTACTTTAGTCCGTCCTCGTCGCACCACGAGACCGGAGCCGAGTCACTAGGCCAGGGCGGAACAGAGACGACGATATCAGACTTAGGCACGAACTCGCGGAAATGCAGCTCAATAGATTCACTGTGCAGCGAGTGTCGTAAT TACCTCGAGTGCCCACCTAACATCCACCCCATTATTGTCGAGTGTCTTCTAACTGGGACTTCTGATGACGCGATTGCCATTGTACGAAACCTGTACAAACGTATTATCAGATACGCAACGCGCCCCTTCTACCTTCATGCAGCCGTTAGACGGTCAGCCATTCCAGGACGTAAATCAGGACACTGGTACGACATCACGGCGGAAGGGCTACCCCACAGTCGGGCCTGCTCTACATCCAGGCATTACGACCACGAGGGTCCCGGGACGATTCAGAAGGTGTTTTATTCACCGTACTCGTGGGCAAAgaaacaggagaagaagaaacagaaacGCATCAAGGAGACACACGCCAAGCTTCGTGATTTACAAATTCTTATGGACTTCCCCTGGGAAAGTGAGAGGGCTGGCATGGTTGAAAAGAGGATCTTTGAGTCGCTGCCCAAGAGTGTGAAGCTCATCAAGTTGGAGCATATTAGCGCCCACCATACTTTGCACCGTCTGGAGTTGTGGGCTAGGACACATCTAATTCACCATCACGCTACTGAAACTTCGTGGGGATGCGGCGAGTAA